In a single window of the Streptomyces sp. 846.5 genome:
- a CDS encoding SDR family NAD(P)-dependent oxidoreductase: MNEKWTSGDVPAQDGRLAVVTGANTGLGFETARVLAARGASVVLAVRDVERGKQAATRIADTAPGADVMVQRLDLASLESIRAAAHALRAKHQKIDLLINNAGVMYPPKQLTRDGFELQFGINHLGHFALTGLLIEHMLPVPGSRVVTVSSLTHRGTSIDFDDLQWERSYSRTAAYSRSKLANLMFTYELQRRLTTSGTTIAAAAHPGFADTELTRNSPAPLRAINSLLAPVMTQKPAMGALPTLRAATDPDVIGGQYYGPGGFQQYKGYPKPVESSEQSHDPAAQRRLWTVSQELTGVTFPV; the protein is encoded by the coding sequence ATGAACGAAAAGTGGACGAGCGGCGACGTGCCGGCGCAGGACGGCCGACTCGCCGTGGTCACCGGCGCGAACACCGGCCTCGGCTTTGAGACCGCCCGCGTCCTCGCGGCACGCGGCGCATCGGTGGTACTGGCGGTGCGGGACGTGGAAAGGGGCAAGCAGGCCGCCACCCGGATCGCCGACACAGCCCCGGGCGCGGACGTCATGGTCCAGCGCCTCGACCTGGCTTCCCTGGAGTCCATCCGCGCCGCCGCGCACGCCCTGCGGGCCAAGCACCAGAAAATCGACCTGCTGATCAACAACGCCGGGGTGATGTACCCGCCCAAGCAGCTCACCCGCGACGGGTTCGAGCTGCAGTTCGGCATCAACCACCTCGGTCACTTCGCGCTCACCGGGCTGCTGATCGAGCACATGCTGCCGGTACCGGGCTCCCGCGTGGTGACGGTCAGCAGCCTCACCCACCGCGGAACCAGCATCGACTTCGACGACCTGCAGTGGGAACGCTCATACAGCCGCACGGCCGCCTACAGCCGGTCCAAACTGGCGAACCTGATGTTCACCTACGAGTTGCAGCGCCGCCTGACCACCTCGGGCACCACCATCGCGGCCGCCGCCCACCCGGGCTTCGCCGACACCGAGCTGACGCGCAACTCGCCCGCGCCCCTGCGCGCGATCAACAGCCTCCTCGCACCGGTCATGACACAGAAGCCCGCGATGGGTGCCCTGCCCACGCTGCGCGCCGCGACCGACCCCGACGTGATCGGCGGCCAGTACTACGGCCCTGGCGGATTCCAGCAGTACAAGGGCTACCCGAAGCCTGTCGAATCCAGCGAGCAATCCCACGACCCGGCCGCCCAGCGCCGCCTGTGGACCGTCTCGCAGGAACTGACCGGAGTCACGTTCCCCGTCTGA
- a CDS encoding AAA family ATPase, protein MRIDSIAAQDFLSFHRMHLDVDAGLNVITGPNGAGKSNLCTVVDVVQTFLRPNDQACSDRLAKFEEAGRNGVQQFTLSLGTSLDQPWEHALVEAFVRAAAICTAFASAAHVSSSYAVSALGDRRWAAPTGQGSLRHCINGPSQIQQCWCPLRRGT, encoded by the coding sequence TTGAGAATTGACTCGATTGCGGCGCAGGACTTCCTCTCCTTCCACCGGATGCACTTGGACGTCGATGCGGGCCTCAACGTGATCACGGGCCCCAACGGTGCGGGTAAGTCCAACCTGTGCACGGTAGTCGACGTAGTCCAGACGTTCTTGCGCCCCAACGACCAGGCATGCTCTGACCGCCTGGCGAAGTTCGAAGAAGCCGGCCGCAACGGCGTCCAGCAGTTCACCCTGAGCCTGGGCACCTCGCTGGACCAGCCGTGGGAGCACGCCCTGGTCGAGGCGTTCGTCCGAGCGGCCGCCATCTGCACCGCCTTCGCCAGTGCAGCCCATGTGAGTTCCTCATACGCCGTAAGCGCGCTCGGGGACCGGCGATGGGCGGCCCCGACAGGCCAGGGCTCCCTCCGCCATTGCATCAACGGCCCATCACAGATCCAGCAGTGCTGGTGCCCGCTCAGACGGGGAACGTGA
- a CDS encoding AraC family transcriptional regulator, whose protein sequence is MCLEEFRALVARHARSDWTTAIDGVFLSKVDRPDPAAPFMSGTVLGLIAQGTKRLALGDRVYEYGPGRYLIASVDLPVTGQLLQVEPDQPALGFLLTLEASAVAELLLEAGPGDIPHTGVGVPSAIAVSDAPTALLDAVVRLLRLLDEPGDRGTLAPLVKREILWRLITGEQGATVRQLGLADSSLSHISRAVRWIREHYAQPFRVEDVARMSGMGVSAFYRNFQAVTAMSPIQFQKQIRLQQARLLLATHPRDVTGVAQRVGYDNPSQFSREYRRQFGVPPSRDAAGLRNTVRVPQGILP, encoded by the coding sequence ATGTGCCTCGAAGAGTTCCGCGCCTTGGTAGCCCGGCATGCCCGCTCTGACTGGACCACGGCCATCGACGGCGTCTTCCTCTCGAAAGTCGACCGGCCAGATCCTGCGGCGCCTTTCATGTCCGGCACGGTGCTCGGGCTCATCGCCCAGGGCACCAAACGCCTCGCGCTGGGCGACCGGGTCTACGAGTACGGCCCCGGGCGGTATCTGATCGCGTCTGTCGATCTGCCCGTCACGGGGCAGCTCCTGCAGGTCGAGCCCGACCAGCCCGCCCTCGGCTTCCTTCTCACGCTGGAGGCGTCCGCCGTCGCCGAACTGCTGTTGGAGGCCGGCCCTGGGGATATCCCGCACACCGGCGTAGGCGTGCCATCGGCAATCGCCGTCAGCGACGCTCCCACCGCGCTCCTGGATGCGGTGGTCAGGCTGCTGCGCCTGCTTGACGAACCAGGTGACCGAGGCACGCTGGCGCCGCTGGTCAAACGCGAGATCCTGTGGCGGCTGATCACCGGCGAGCAGGGTGCTACGGTGCGCCAGCTCGGCCTGGCCGACAGCAGCCTCAGCCACATCTCCCGGGCCGTGCGCTGGATCCGCGAGCACTACGCGCAGCCTTTCCGCGTCGAGGATGTGGCACGCATGTCCGGCATGGGCGTCTCCGCCTTCTACCGCAACTTCCAGGCAGTGACCGCGATGAGCCCCATCCAGTTCCAGAAGCAGATCCGCCTGCAGCAGGCCCGGCTGCTGCTCGCCACCCACCCCCGCGACGTCACCGGGGTCGCCCAGCGCGTCGGCTACGACAACCCCTCGCAGTTCAGCAGGGAGTACCGCCGCCAGTTCGGCGTCCCTCCGAGCCGGGACGCGGCCGGTCTGCGGAACACCGTACGAGTCCCGCAGGGAATCCTGCCCTGA
- a CDS encoding dicarboxylate/amino acid:cation symporter — protein sequence MPIGLESIIAVALGALIGSLAPGAGVDMKILGDVFLNLVQMVVLPLVFPLIVLGIARMESVKKVGRIAGKAILYFELVTTVILLIAVGLAKATGIGKGAPVHTADTKSLRGLAHGVDFQALILGAVPKNIFAAFGAGDLLGAIVFAALLGVAMAAIGEKSAPFASVLESVAAVMFKVVGYVIRVAPLGVLGFISYDVAHYGFSNLRSLAGFIAVVYAGLAIVVGVLFPLIAAIYRIRYVELLKSVAGLAGIAFVTRSSESVLAPLMGKLEEFGISRSTASFVVPLGYSFNTDGSILYQAAALVFLANAYGADTSLPALLLMAGVLVILSKGMAGVASASIVVLIAAGNSIGLPVEGIALLLGVDFIVDMARTGVNVVGNSLAAAVVDSSEKRREAKHGPSQAAVANHAASEAQLAPALHRDVAR from the coding sequence ATGCCGATCGGCTTGGAGTCGATCATCGCCGTCGCGCTCGGAGCCCTCATCGGCTCCCTCGCCCCGGGCGCCGGCGTGGACATGAAGATCCTCGGCGACGTGTTCCTCAATCTGGTGCAGATGGTCGTACTGCCCCTGGTCTTCCCGCTCATCGTGCTGGGCATCGCCCGCATGGAGTCGGTCAAGAAGGTGGGCCGGATCGCCGGCAAGGCCATCCTCTACTTCGAGCTCGTCACCACCGTCATCCTGCTGATCGCGGTGGGGTTGGCGAAGGCCACTGGCATCGGAAAGGGTGCCCCGGTCCACACGGCCGACACCAAGAGCCTGCGGGGCCTCGCCCACGGTGTCGACTTCCAGGCGCTGATCCTCGGCGCCGTACCGAAGAACATCTTCGCCGCGTTCGGGGCGGGCGACTTGCTCGGCGCGATCGTCTTCGCGGCACTGCTGGGCGTAGCGATGGCCGCCATCGGCGAGAAGTCGGCACCGTTCGCCTCCGTACTTGAGTCCGTCGCGGCAGTGATGTTCAAGGTCGTCGGCTACGTCATCCGCGTCGCCCCGCTGGGCGTGCTCGGTTTCATCTCCTACGACGTCGCGCACTACGGGTTCAGCAACCTGCGCAGCCTCGCGGGCTTCATCGCCGTGGTCTACGCCGGCCTGGCCATCGTCGTCGGCGTGCTCTTCCCCCTCATCGCCGCGATCTACCGCATCCGGTACGTGGAGCTGCTGAAGTCCGTCGCCGGACTCGCCGGAATCGCCTTCGTCACCCGCAGCTCCGAGTCGGTGCTGGCGCCTCTGATGGGCAAGCTGGAGGAGTTCGGCATCAGCCGCTCGACGGCCTCGTTCGTCGTCCCCCTCGGCTACTCCTTCAACACCGACGGCTCCATCCTCTACCAGGCGGCCGCCCTGGTCTTCCTCGCCAACGCCTACGGTGCCGACACCTCGCTGCCCGCCCTGCTGCTCATGGCCGGCGTGCTGGTGATTCTGTCCAAGGGCATGGCCGGAGTGGCGTCAGCCTCCATCGTCGTCCTCATCGCGGCTGGCAACAGCATCGGGCTGCCCGTCGAGGGCATTGCCCTGCTCCTCGGCGTCGACTTCATCGTCGACATGGCCCGCACCGGCGTGAACGTCGTCGGCAACTCCCTCGCCGCCGCCGTGGTCGACAGCTCCGAGAAGCGACGGGAGGCCAAACACGGCCCGAGCCAGGCGGCCGTAGCCAACCATGCCGCCTCCGAGGCGCAGCTTGCACCGGCACTCCACAGGGATGTCGCGCGGTGA
- a CDS encoding relaxase domain-containing protein — protein MRYWVRGDVGCAHGLLGRQAVWAGAGLDQVGLVAGAPVDPVAAKELLYGRHPVTGRVLRRPKLVAHKDAKVDAVVFVKALRELAAGRGTEPVGLLRSLRSRDRWTRLTDALTRAKPDPLVPIKDLDRLAKDARLLLEDLYPPEALVFARANRDKKESVSVLGQGLTVNFPKSLSALAALAPPPMAAVIAREMRQVAFEVVAAAEVFAGYGLVGEQGKGHLAQHIPGLGLLAVVNPHAQARPTRGHPGDPSLHLHITLINAIPLPGGRWGAFGSSGQDLRRHIAVLGELAKARLRTRLHDRLGLTFERDRTTGSGRSSASRGRCARCGRGAAGRFVRRPGPGRVRPSAGSLRPAWRSASVAAGGIRCCCWTAGAARRNWWSATSIGCSPTPPPGRRARSRSRRPRPRCWRGCGCRAGRRCAAKGWSAARSWPPSSPPTPKACAPCPTRSRSATR, from the coding sequence GTGCGGTACTGGGTGCGCGGGGACGTGGGCTGCGCCCACGGGCTGCTCGGGCGCCAGGCGGTGTGGGCCGGGGCCGGACTGGACCAGGTCGGCCTGGTGGCCGGGGCGCCGGTGGACCCGGTGGCGGCGAAGGAGCTGCTCTACGGCCGCCATCCGGTGACCGGGCGGGTGCTGCGGCGCCCGAAGCTGGTGGCGCACAAGGACGCGAAGGTCGACGCCGTCGTGTTCGTGAAGGCGCTGCGCGAGCTGGCGGCCGGCCGCGGCACCGAGCCGGTCGGGCTACTGCGGTCCCTGCGCAGCCGGGACAGGTGGACCCGCCTGACCGACGCCCTGACACGGGCGAAGCCCGATCCGCTGGTGCCGATCAAGGATCTGGACCGGTTGGCCAAGGACGCCCGGCTGCTCCTGGAGGACCTCTATCCGCCGGAGGCGCTCGTGTTCGCGCGGGCCAACCGCGACAAGAAGGAGTCGGTCAGCGTCCTGGGGCAGGGCCTGACGGTGAACTTCCCCAAGTCGCTGTCGGCGCTTGCGGCGCTGGCTCCGCCGCCGATGGCGGCCGTGATCGCCCGCGAGATGCGGCAGGTCGCGTTCGAGGTCGTCGCGGCGGCGGAGGTGTTCGCCGGCTACGGCCTGGTCGGCGAGCAGGGCAAGGGCCACCTGGCGCAGCACATCCCGGGCCTGGGGCTGCTCGCGGTGGTCAACCCCCACGCCCAGGCCCGCCCCACCCGCGGCCACCCGGGCGATCCCTCGCTGCACCTGCACATCACCCTGATCAACGCGATCCCGCTTCCCGGGGGCCGGTGGGGGGCGTTCGGCAGCAGCGGGCAGGACCTGCGCCGGCACATCGCCGTCCTGGGCGAACTGGCAAAGGCCCGGCTGCGCACCCGCCTGCACGACCGGCTCGGGCTGACCTTCGAGCGCGACCGCACCACGGGGAGTGGGAGGTCGTCGGCATCCCGCGGGCGCTGTGCGCGTTGTGGTCGCGGCGCAGCCGGGCGCTTCGTAAGGCGGCCGGGCCCGGGGCGAGTGCGGCCAAGCGCCGGGTCGTTGCGGCCCGCCTGGCGCAGCGCGAGCGTGGCCGCCGGTGGGATCCGGTGCTGCTGCTGGACAGCTGGCGCCGCGAGGCGGAACTGGTGGTCGGCGACGTCGATCGGATGCTCGCCGACACCGCCCCCGGGCCGCCGCGCTCGCTCGCGGTCCCGCCGACCGCGGCCGAGGTGCTGGCGAGGATGCGGCTGCCGCGCCGGGCGGCGGTGCGCCGCAAAGGGGTGGAGCGCCGCGAGGTCCTGGCCGCCGTCCTCGCCGCCTACCCCGAAAGCCTGCGCTCCCTGTCCCACGCGCAGCAGATCTGCGACCAGGTGA
- a CDS encoding glycosyl hydrolase codes for MNSRAKASDSSGPDQRPDGVTRRTFLAAAAVAGAAGPLALGIPESASAAQASVARSGAGASPSEEWFAKPGAPVRPKFRYWWPDGLVAPAEIAREIDQIADAGFGGVEISANHHSITDVDVLQPKTYGWGTAPWNAGVESALEQAARRGISVDITVGPSWPAAVPSITPDSAAAMKELAHGTVSVAAGASYSGPVPPALLAPASGVTAQKLFLVQAAKVDAANTTTKAIGLDPASVVDLTHTVTGGTSIAWTAPTDGQYVLISYWIRGSGQQPEAGPHTDPPAYVVDHFSAAGTRAVTDFWEKELLPSRIRSLLKQVGGALFEDSIEIETKALMWTAELPSAFQKRTGRSLLPYLPVIMQKNSKPVFVFDPATTNQALLDFWQTVSDLFNKNHFTLLKEWAHSVGLLLRGQPYGLQTDSIESAAILDIPEGESLGFKNLDDFRCLVGGRDMAGRKILSCEAGAYAGGAYNTTWNKFLHTMGGAYAAGVNQSVIHGFSYATAPDAAWPGFAAFTPYGGTVGYGESWGPRQPTWRHITDISGYLSRVHQVLQSGGPRADVAIFRQTGYSATGIGASWFTATGITLGWTHQFLSTTLLNLPNATVRNGRLAPDGVAYKVMFIEGDHFNGSLCTLRLADAERLLALTRAGLPLVFLGNWNAATVPGLPVPGQQAGLAQVMAELLSQRRVRVVALPTDVPGALADLGLGPDAVYAAPSTLLNAHRVADGVDYYYLCNGQHAATVKPPVAAIDHEVSFRATSTGSVPYRLDLWSGRAERIAEYTQDGDVITLRVALQPSQAYVVALGRPGLFGDDLRRDQPFATSSDADSVRFVDGELVARSTQAGTYTTELSRGPALHTVIDTVPAPIPLSTWQLEVDDWQPGATGTQTEVVHHSLTLDALTPWSGIPELQDVSGIGTYTATVELADSWSGGFGATLHLGAVTDTCRVTVNGTMLDPVDQIGLVLDVGPYLRRGRNTIQVEVATPLENRLRVSDPAAYAVAGRGAYGLLGPVQLVPYGQARAE; via the coding sequence ATGAACAGTCGCGCAAAGGCGAGCGATTCCAGTGGTCCGGACCAGCGGCCGGACGGAGTGACCCGACGTACCTTCCTGGCCGCCGCAGCGGTGGCGGGCGCAGCGGGTCCGCTCGCTCTCGGCATCCCCGAAAGTGCCTCCGCGGCGCAGGCGTCCGTCGCGAGATCAGGCGCGGGTGCCTCGCCGTCGGAGGAGTGGTTCGCGAAACCCGGTGCGCCGGTGCGCCCCAAATTCCGCTACTGGTGGCCGGACGGCCTGGTGGCCCCTGCGGAGATCGCCCGGGAGATCGACCAGATCGCTGACGCCGGTTTCGGCGGCGTCGAGATCTCCGCCAACCACCACAGCATCACCGATGTCGATGTCCTGCAGCCGAAGACGTACGGCTGGGGAACCGCGCCCTGGAACGCCGGAGTCGAGTCCGCACTGGAGCAGGCCGCCCGGCGCGGCATCTCCGTGGACATCACGGTCGGCCCGAGCTGGCCCGCGGCCGTACCGTCGATCACCCCGGACAGCGCGGCCGCGATGAAGGAACTCGCGCACGGCACCGTGAGCGTGGCTGCCGGCGCCAGTTACAGCGGCCCGGTCCCGCCCGCGCTCCTGGCGCCGGCCTCGGGGGTCACCGCGCAGAAACTGTTCCTGGTACAGGCCGCGAAGGTGGACGCCGCCAACACCACGACCAAGGCGATCGGCCTGGACCCGGCATCCGTCGTCGATCTCACCCACACGGTGACCGGTGGCACCAGCATCGCCTGGACCGCGCCGACCGACGGCCAGTACGTACTGATCTCCTACTGGATACGCGGCTCGGGGCAGCAGCCCGAGGCGGGCCCGCACACGGACCCGCCCGCCTACGTCGTGGACCACTTCAGCGCGGCCGGCACCCGGGCGGTGACGGACTTCTGGGAGAAGGAACTGCTGCCCTCCCGGATCCGCTCGCTGCTGAAGCAGGTCGGCGGGGCGCTCTTCGAGGACTCGATCGAGATCGAGACCAAGGCACTGATGTGGACCGCGGAACTGCCCTCCGCCTTCCAGAAGCGCACCGGCCGTTCGCTCCTGCCGTATCTGCCGGTCATCATGCAGAAGAACAGCAAGCCGGTGTTCGTCTTCGACCCGGCGACCACCAACCAGGCACTCCTCGACTTCTGGCAGACCGTCTCCGACCTCTTCAACAAGAACCACTTCACCCTGCTGAAGGAGTGGGCCCACTCGGTCGGCCTGCTCCTGCGCGGTCAGCCGTACGGGCTGCAGACCGACTCGATCGAGTCCGCGGCGATCCTGGACATCCCCGAGGGCGAGTCGCTGGGCTTCAAGAACCTCGACGACTTCCGCTGCCTGGTCGGCGGCCGGGACATGGCGGGACGGAAGATTCTCTCCTGCGAGGCCGGCGCGTACGCGGGAGGCGCCTACAACACCACCTGGAACAAGTTCCTGCACACCATGGGCGGTGCCTACGCGGCCGGCGTGAACCAGAGCGTGATCCACGGCTTCTCCTACGCCACCGCCCCCGACGCCGCCTGGCCCGGCTTCGCCGCCTTCACCCCCTACGGCGGCACGGTCGGCTACGGCGAGTCCTGGGGACCGCGGCAGCCCACCTGGCGTCACATCACGGACATCTCCGGCTACCTGAGCCGGGTCCACCAGGTGCTGCAGTCGGGCGGCCCCAGGGCCGACGTGGCCATCTTCCGGCAGACCGGCTACAGCGCCACCGGCATCGGCGCGTCCTGGTTCACCGCCACCGGCATCACCCTGGGCTGGACCCACCAGTTCCTCAGCACCACCCTGCTGAACCTGCCCAACGCCACCGTGCGCAACGGCCGGCTCGCACCCGACGGTGTCGCCTACAAGGTGATGTTCATCGAGGGCGACCACTTCAACGGCTCACTGTGCACCCTGCGCCTGGCCGACGCCGAACGGCTGCTGGCACTGACCCGCGCCGGACTGCCGCTGGTGTTCCTGGGAAACTGGAACGCCGCCACCGTGCCGGGGCTGCCCGTGCCCGGACAGCAGGCCGGGCTGGCCCAGGTGATGGCGGAACTGCTCTCCCAGCGCCGGGTCCGCGTGGTCGCCCTCCCCACCGACGTGCCCGGAGCGCTCGCCGACCTCGGCCTCGGACCGGACGCCGTGTACGCCGCGCCGTCCACCCTGCTCAACGCCCACCGGGTCGCGGACGGTGTGGACTACTACTACCTCTGCAACGGGCAGCACGCCGCAACGGTGAAGCCCCCCGTCGCCGCCATCGACCACGAGGTGTCCTTTCGGGCCACCAGTACGGGGTCCGTCCCCTACCGGCTGGACCTGTGGAGCGGGCGGGCCGAGCGGATAGCGGAGTACACGCAGGACGGGGACGTGATCACGCTACGGGTGGCTCTGCAGCCCTCGCAGGCCTACGTGGTGGCCCTGGGCCGTCCCGGGCTCTTCGGCGACGACCTGCGCCGCGACCAGCCCTTCGCCACCAGCAGTGACGCCGACTCGGTGCGCTTCGTGGACGGCGAACTGGTCGCGCGCTCCACGCAGGCCGGCACCTACACCACCGAGCTGTCCCGGGGGCCGGCCCTACACACGGTCATCGACACCGTTCCGGCCCCCATCCCCTTGTCGACCTGGCAGTTGGAGGTGGACGACTGGCAGCCCGGCGCCACCGGGACCCAGACCGAGGTGGTGCACCACTCGCTCACCCTCGACGCGCTGACCCCCTGGTCCGGCATCCCCGAATTGCAGGACGTGTCCGGTATCGGCACCTACACCGCGACCGTCGAGCTCGCCGACTCCTGGAGCGGCGGCTTCGGTGCGACGCTGCACTTGGGCGCCGTGACCGACACCTGCCGGGTGACGGTCAACGGCACCATGCTGGACCCGGTCGACCAGATCGGCCTGGTCCTGGACGTCGGCCCGTACCTGCGGCGTGGGCGCAACACCATCCAGGTCGAGGTCGCCACACCACTCGAGAACCGACTGCGCGTCAGCGACCCTGCCGCCTACGCCGTGGCGGGACGCGGAGCCTACGGGCTGCTGGGCCCGGTGCAGTTGGTCCCCTACGGACAGGCCCGGGCGGAGTAG
- a CDS encoding amino acid racemase, with the protein MTSQSGSTEIIGILGGMGPAATADFYAKLVAMTPGHIDQDHLRTVIWSDPTIPDRTEALLGNGPDPTPWLLNGGRVLREAGATVIAIPCNTAHAFVPRIAGHVGLPIVHMIGEVARHLTTLQPAVHTAGLLATTGTVGAGLYREWLDLYGIRLLLPDPTTQQDQVMAAIRAVKAGDQAAAAAPLADAAQQLSVQGAQAIIAGCTEIPLGLPTDAVDVPVIDPAVILAQALVRRARGARTA; encoded by the coding sequence GTGACCAGCCAGAGCGGCTCCACGGAGATCATCGGCATCCTGGGCGGCATGGGACCGGCGGCCACCGCTGACTTCTACGCCAAGCTGGTGGCGATGACTCCAGGCCACATCGACCAGGACCACCTGAGGACGGTCATCTGGTCCGATCCCACCATCCCCGACCGCACCGAGGCCCTCCTCGGCAATGGCCCCGACCCCACCCCCTGGCTCCTCAACGGCGGCCGTGTCCTGCGCGAGGCCGGCGCCACCGTCATCGCCATCCCCTGCAACACTGCTCACGCCTTCGTGCCCCGCATCGCCGGCCACGTCGGCCTGCCGATCGTCCACATGATCGGCGAGGTCGCCCGCCACCTGACCACCCTGCAACCGGCCGTCCACACCGCCGGACTGCTGGCCACCACCGGCACCGTCGGCGCGGGCCTGTACCGGGAATGGCTCGACCTCTACGGCATCCGTCTGCTTCTGCCCGACCCCACCACGCAGCAGGACCAGGTCATGGCCGCCATCCGCGCCGTCAAAGCCGGCGATCAGGCAGCAGCGGCCGCACCCCTGGCCGACGCCGCGCAGCAACTGTCTGTACAAGGTGCGCAGGCGATCATCGCGGGCTGCACCGAGATCCCACTCGGCCTGCCCACCGACGCCGTCGACGTCCCCGTCATCGATCCCGCCGTCATCCTGGCCCAGGCCCTCGTCCGCCGTGCCCGAGGGGCCCGAACGGCGTGA
- a CDS encoding aspartate ammonia-lyase, translating into MAQATRVEHDMLGDKEVPADAYYGVHTVRAVENFAITGSTIAQFPELIASLAAVKQAAATANRDLGLLPGDIAEAVITACQEIRARALADQFVVDPIQGGAGTSTNMNANEVIANRALEILGHPRGHYEVIHPLDHVNLGQSTNDVYPTAVRLALVTSLRRFGDCLGNLADIFAAKAAEFSDILKMGRTQLQDAVPMTLGQEFTTYAVMIEEDRQRLAEAAALLLESNLGGTAIGTSINGHPRYAELACAHLAEISGEPVRAAGNFIEATQDCGAFVQLSGVLKRVAVKLSKTCNDLRLTSSGPTVGLGEINLPPVQAGSSIMPGKVNPVIPEVVNQVAFEVIGNDLTVTMAAEAGQLQLNAFEPVIAYSLLRSLTHMRAACDALATRCIPGITANRDHLHNSVHRSIGLVTALAPHIGYAASTTLAREALATGRLIKDLAAEAGLLTTDQLDTILRPENLTGHSPAAAGP; encoded by the coding sequence ATGGCACAGGCCACGCGCGTTGAACACGACATGCTGGGGGACAAGGAGGTCCCGGCCGACGCCTACTACGGCGTACACACGGTCCGGGCAGTGGAGAACTTCGCGATCACCGGGTCGACCATCGCCCAATTCCCCGAATTGATCGCGTCACTGGCCGCGGTCAAGCAGGCCGCCGCAACCGCCAACCGCGACCTCGGTCTGCTGCCCGGGGACATCGCCGAGGCGGTCATCACGGCGTGTCAGGAGATCCGCGCCAGAGCGCTCGCCGACCAGTTCGTCGTCGACCCCATCCAGGGCGGCGCCGGCACCTCGACGAACATGAACGCCAACGAGGTCATCGCCAACCGGGCCCTGGAGATACTCGGCCACCCCCGCGGCCACTATGAGGTCATCCACCCCCTCGACCACGTCAACCTGGGCCAGAGCACCAACGACGTCTACCCCACCGCCGTCCGCCTCGCCCTCGTCACCTCGCTACGACGGTTCGGCGACTGCCTGGGGAACCTGGCCGACATCTTCGCCGCGAAGGCAGCGGAGTTCAGCGACATCCTGAAGATGGGCCGCACCCAGCTCCAGGACGCCGTGCCCATGACCCTGGGCCAGGAATTCACCACCTACGCCGTGATGATCGAAGAGGACCGCCAGCGCCTCGCCGAGGCCGCCGCCCTGCTCCTGGAGTCCAACCTCGGCGGCACCGCGATCGGCACCAGCATCAACGGCCACCCCCGCTACGCCGAACTCGCCTGCGCCCACCTCGCCGAGATCAGCGGCGAACCCGTCCGGGCAGCCGGCAACTTCATTGAGGCCACCCAGGACTGTGGCGCCTTCGTCCAGCTCTCCGGCGTCCTCAAGCGAGTCGCCGTGAAACTCTCCAAGACCTGCAACGACCTGCGCCTGACCTCGTCCGGCCCCACCGTCGGCCTGGGCGAGATCAACCTCCCACCCGTACAGGCCGGCTCATCTATCATGCCCGGCAAGGTCAACCCGGTCATCCCCGAAGTCGTGAACCAGGTCGCCTTCGAAGTCATCGGCAACGACCTGACCGTCACGATGGCAGCCGAAGCCGGCCAACTACAGCTCAACGCCTTCGAACCCGTCATCGCCTACAGCCTGCTGCGCTCGCTCACCCACATGCGCGCCGCCTGCGACGCCCTCGCGACCCGCTGCATACCCGGCATCACCGCCAACCGCGACCACCTCCACAACAGCGTCCACCGCTCCATCGGACTGGTCACCGCACTCGCTCCGCACATCGGCTACGCCGCCAGCACCACCCTCGCCCGCGAAGCCCTGGCCACCGGCCGGCTCATCAAGGACCTCGCCGCCGAAGCCGGCCTCCTCACCACCGACCAACTCGACACGATCCTGCGCCCCGAAAACCTCACCGGTCACTCCCCAGCAGCAGCCGGCCCCTGA
- a CDS encoding GntR family transcriptional regulator, which yields MSLDSPVSRRLLSDEVFHRLRDAIVKGELVAGEKVKDSELAERLGLSRTPVREALTRLADIGLVEAKPGVYTRITTLNRRDVEKTLAVLRSLDQLAIETAVPVMTGLELQHMRDANRAFEQAVAANDTTTALMADDRFHAVPITAADNPVLSRIVEQLHPQIHRILYRKFSTLLGGRNTIEHHDQLIEVCATGDACAAAELSGQHWSELGGQINHFFDTNQFTEPA from the coding sequence ATGTCACTCGACAGCCCTGTCTCCCGCCGCCTCCTCAGCGACGAGGTCTTCCACCGCCTGCGCGACGCCATTGTGAAAGGCGAACTCGTCGCGGGAGAGAAAGTGAAGGACAGCGAGCTCGCCGAGCGCCTCGGGCTCAGCCGCACCCCGGTACGCGAGGCGCTCACCCGCCTCGCTGACATCGGCCTGGTCGAGGCCAAGCCCGGCGTCTACACCCGCATCACCACCCTCAACCGCCGCGACGTCGAAAAGACCCTCGCCGTCCTGCGCTCCCTCGACCAGCTCGCCATCGAGACCGCCGTACCGGTCATGACCGGGCTGGAACTGCAGCACATGCGCGACGCCAACCGCGCCTTCGAACAGGCCGTCGCTGCCAACGACACCACCACCGCCCTCATGGCGGACGACCGCTTCCACGCCGTCCCTATCACGGCCGCCGACAACCCCGTGCTCAGCCGGATCGTCGAGCAGCTCCACCCCCAGATCCACCGCATCCTCTACCGCAAGTTCTCCACCCTGCTCGGCGGCCGCAACACCATTGAGCACCACGACCAACTCATCGAGGTCTGCGCCACCGGCGACGCATGCGCTGCCGCCGAACTCTCCGGACAGCACTGGTCCGAACTCGGCGGACAGATTAACCACTTCTTCGACACCAACCAGTTCACCGAGCCCGCGTAG